Proteins encoded together in one Lathyrus oleraceus cultivar Zhongwan6 chromosome 5, CAAS_Psat_ZW6_1.0, whole genome shotgun sequence window:
- the LOC127082571 gene encoding uncharacterized protein LOC127082571, whose amino-acid sequence MACRVRPTLSDNELVDIFMGTLQGLYFEKMIGNSSTNFADMVTIGERVESGLKSGKITDTTTQQTTNKKPHGGFAKRKEGEANVVMEKARPRYQFPMAPMSYYPYSYVATAQYQQPSFQYQPQRGNQQSAPTQKDQSQQYNWAIVPKEIPQAVPPYHHKHNPNASCAYHAGHVGYSTKDCWLLKNKIQDLIDRKILTFSEEKPNVKTNPLPNHDGPTVNVVIEEESVEPVKWVDEVKTPFPLWLQAVWVSGRDQGLIQFSKSKAVEEVAVIEPITIVYRKKKVEAPPRRIQPVHFRVPTPFPYQNTKAVPWNYETTTYLGGKEIRIPDTEIVNIAGAGGMTRSGRVFAPKYTPRVSPAPTVISLKEKATPTLTPQEGATVPAAQTMTTTPMLTKVIDKK is encoded by the exons ATGGCGTGTAGGGTTCGACCAACATTATCAGACAACGAGTTGGTGGACATCTTCATGGGTACGCTACAAGGGCTGTATTTTGAAAAGATGATTGGCAATTCATCAACAAATTTTGCTGACATGGTTACTATTGGGGAACGTGTTGAGAGTGGGCTGAAATCTGGGAAAATAACAGACACGACCACACAGCAGACAACCAACAAGAAACCGCATGGGGGCTTCGCTAAAAGGAAGGAGGGGGAGGCAAACGTTGTAATGGAGAAGGCTCGCCCCCGATATCAATTTCCGATGGCCCCTATGTCGTATTATCCGTATTCGTATGTCGCCACAGCTCAATACCAACAACCGTCTTTCCAGTATCAACCACAGAGAGGCAATCAACAATCAGCTCCTACTCAGAAAGATCAGAGTCAACAATATAACT GGGCTATTGTGCCAAAAGAAATCCCTCAGGCTGTGCCACCCTATCATCATAAACATAACCCCAATGCCTCATGCGCCTACCATGCCGGCCATGTGGGATATTCCACCAAAGACTGCTGGCTATTAAAGAACAAAATACAAGACTTGATTGATAGAAAGATCTTGACCTTCTCGGAGGAAAAGCCGAATGTAAAAACAAACCCCCTACCTAATCATGATGGTCCCACGGTCAATGTCGTCATTGAAGAAGAGTCCGTAGAACCTGTGAAGTGGGTCGATGAGGTGAAAACTCCGTTTCCATTATGGTTGCAAGCAGTTTGGGTTTCTGGAAGGG ATCAAGGGTTAATACAATTCTCCAAGTCCAAAGCAGTAGAAGAGGTGGCAGTAATCGAGCCAATAACAATAGTATACAGGAAAAAGAAAGTTGAAGCTCCCCCTAGGAGGATTCAGCCGGTTCATTTCCGTGTTCCCACTCCGTTTCCGTATCAGAATACCAAGGCAGTGCCTTGGAATTATGAGACCACAACGTACTTGGGAGGAAAAGAAATCCGCATTCCTGATACAGAAATCGTCAACATTGCTGGAGCGGGAGGCATGACTCGAAGCGGCCGTGTATTCGCTCCTAAATACACTCCTAGGGTGTCTCCAGCACCCACTGTTATCTCTCTTAAAGAGAAGGCAACTCCTACACTGACTCCGCAGGAAGGGGCAACTGTACCCGCTGCTCAGACCATGACGACTACTCCGATGTTGACGAAGGTTATTGACAAAAAATAA